Proteins found in one Candidatus Bathyarchaeota archaeon genomic segment:
- a CDS encoding radical SAM protein: protein MKIKRLEFLLTEKCNSRCIHCQGEHSPEREGVMKVEDGINYLNEATSVADLESFMIFGGEAMLYPERTIKLFQKAKELRIPEIELITNGFWGRDKNQAKELASQLKEAGVNEMLISVDAFHWPYIPLDYPRNAALASVDVGIEKVRWNVAILKSETASNQFDRQTNRIMSVLETLNLEVHVNKVWPQGRARKTLTDFFPKQPLEGKCPEAESALINPDCITLDPKGWASICWSLSIGNAKKESLFKILSSYHWKNNPVIRTIVESGPKGLLELQEAHGFQSQKDGYIDRCHLCVDIRKFLKPQYPEMFV from the coding sequence ATGAAGATTAAAAGGCTTGAGTTTTTGCTGACAGAGAAATGCAACTCTCGATGCATTCATTGTCAAGGAGAGCACTCTCCTGAGAGGGAAGGTGTGATGAAGGTTGAAGATGGCATAAACTATCTTAACGAAGCAACATCGGTGGCGGATCTGGAGTCCTTCATGATTTTCGGAGGCGAAGCGATGCTCTATCCTGAAAGGACTATTAAACTTTTTCAAAAAGCTAAAGAATTGCGGATCCCAGAGATTGAGCTAATTACAAATGGTTTTTGGGGTCGGGACAAGAATCAAGCGAAAGAATTGGCTTCTCAGTTGAAGGAAGCGGGCGTAAATGAGATGTTGATTAGTGTTGATGCGTTTCACTGGCCTTACATTCCTTTAGACTATCCACGTAACGCTGCGTTAGCTTCTGTCGATGTTGGTATAGAGAAGGTTAGATGGAATGTTGCTATTCTTAAAAGTGAGACGGCTTCTAATCAGTTTGATAGACAGACAAATAGGATAATGAGTGTTCTTGAAACTTTGAACTTGGAGGTGCATGTTAACAAAGTGTGGCCTCAAGGAAGAGCAAGAAAGACCCTGACTGATTTCTTTCCTAAGCAACCTTTAGAAGGAAAATGTCCCGAAGCAGAAAGTGCACTGATAAACCCTGATTGCATAACCCTTGATCCTAAAGGCTGGGCATCAATATGCTGGAGTTTATCCATAGGGAACGCTAAGAAAGAATCTCTCTTCAAGATACTCAGCAGTTATCACTGGAAAAATAATCCTGTGATTAGGACAATAGTTGAAAGTGGACCTAAAGGGCTACTCGAACTTCAGGAGGCTCACGGATTCCAATCCCAAAAAGATGGATATATAGATAGGTGCCATCTCTGTGTTGATATTCGGAAGTTTCTGAAGCCACAATATCCAGAGATGTTTGTTTAG
- a CDS encoding MGMT family protein encodes MDVKSIQTEKDVIGILKDKTQFERDVYVATFKIPKGKVSTYKRIAEKIGKPKAYRAVANALHKNPLSPVVPCHRVVGSDGSFGGDKKGAEWRRSMVKKEGIPIKKGKVKISNEILY; translated from the coding sequence ATGGACGTAAAATCAATACAGACGGAAAAAGATGTAATTGGAATCCTGAAAGACAAAACACAGTTTGAAAGAGACGTTTATGTTGCCACCTTCAAAATCCCCAAAGGAAAAGTCAGCACTTATAAGCGGATAGCCGAGAAAATTGGCAAGCCAAAAGCCTACCGAGCAGTGGCGAACGCTCTTCACAAGAACCCTCTGTCACCGGTTGTCCCATGCCATCGTGTTGTAGGCTCCGACGGTTCGTTCGGTGGGGACAAGAAAGGGGCCGAATGGAGAAGAAGTATGGTCAAGAAAGAGGGAATCCCAATTAAGAAAGGCAAAGTGAAAATCAGCAACGAAATCCTGTACTAA
- a CDS encoding aldehyde ferredoxin oxidoreductase — MLGYSGKFLEVSLSTESIQEITIDDDVLRDYVGGRGLAAKILWDKLGAKWETIDPLGPENILLFLTGPLTGFFPGGRTCVSGKSPQSNGIVGSTVGGEFGVELRCSGYDGIILYGKAKRPCYLFVKDSDVELRDASHVWGKDAKQTVKILTKECRELLKRRFPQYGEFKEPAILYIGPAGENKVLTAVVAAKWTHAAGYGGYGAVMGSKGLKAIAVKGTGPLPQVADIGKVKRLIQKVCDNAYEDELWRRWGTGAAGYEVGAKTSSEPVRNWQDEWHDERSFGVDKFEDRVWIKQFWGDFGCPTCCLKIAMVKTGQFKGAITDNPDYELQAYLGTNLGLFTPEENVFLSALIDDLGLCGIQTGNVLGFAAELFQRGIFTKEDLDGIELNWGDANAFAALVRKIAFREGIGDMLAQGTYRAALKISEAKKVDVLQYVVQSKGISIGAHGIRSGKDYPHIISYACSVQGGDHTSTAALPLNGPGSELWGIFNDSAVYCFFNSFGLKRKVRFDFYKAVTGLELTPEEWCSSKALRILQLQRAMLLLGGPDLKWNPKIHDDNPPRFYEPLPSGPYKGKTTQKAMVQKYKRRYYKEAGWDKNGIPESENLRKLGLEDVDKALKRIRQ, encoded by the coding sequence ATATTAGGTTACTCGGGGAAGTTTCTAGAAGTCAGTCTTTCAACAGAGAGTATCCAAGAAATAACAATTGACGATGACGTTCTGAGAGACTATGTAGGCGGCAGAGGTTTAGCAGCAAAGATTCTCTGGGATAAGCTAGGTGCCAAATGGGAAACAATTGACCCCTTGGGACCAGAAAACATACTTCTGTTCTTGACTGGACCCTTGACGGGATTCTTCCCAGGCGGCAGAACATGTGTTTCTGGCAAGTCTCCACAGAGCAATGGCATTGTAGGCTCAACTGTGGGAGGAGAATTTGGGGTCGAGCTTAGATGCTCTGGTTATGACGGGATAATATTATATGGTAAAGCAAAAAGGCCATGCTATTTATTTGTGAAGGATTCTGACGTTGAACTGAGAGACGCGAGTCACGTATGGGGTAAAGACGCAAAGCAAACCGTCAAGATTCTAACTAAAGAATGTAGAGAGCTCTTGAAGAGGCGCTTTCCTCAATATGGCGAGTTTAAGGAACCTGCAATATTGTATATTGGCCCAGCAGGAGAAAACAAGGTTCTTACGGCGGTTGTTGCGGCGAAATGGACGCATGCTGCTGGTTATGGTGGCTATGGCGCAGTTATGGGCTCTAAGGGTCTAAAGGCAATAGCTGTCAAGGGAACTGGGCCATTACCACAAGTTGCTGACATTGGGAAAGTGAAAAGGCTGATTCAAAAAGTATGTGATAACGCTTACGAGGATGAACTGTGGAGACGTTGGGGAACAGGGGCAGCTGGATACGAAGTTGGAGCGAAGACCAGCTCTGAACCTGTCCGGAATTGGCAGGATGAATGGCATGATGAAAGAAGCTTTGGAGTTGACAAGTTTGAGGATAGAGTTTGGATAAAACAGTTCTGGGGCGACTTCGGATGTCCAACCTGCTGTCTAAAGATAGCGATGGTGAAAACCGGACAGTTTAAGGGAGCAATAACAGACAATCCTGATTACGAACTGCAAGCCTATTTGGGTACAAACTTGGGGCTTTTCACTCCAGAAGAAAACGTGTTTCTCTCGGCTCTCATCGACGATTTAGGTTTATGCGGTATACAGACAGGAAACGTGCTAGGTTTCGCTGCTGAACTTTTCCAAAGGGGAATATTTACAAAGGAAGACCTCGATGGCATAGAGCTTAATTGGGGAGATGCGAATGCATTTGCAGCCCTAGTCAGGAAGATTGCATTTAGAGAAGGTATAGGAGACATGTTGGCGCAGGGAACTTATCGTGCAGCTCTGAAGATTTCAGAGGCAAAGAAAGTGGACGTTCTACAGTATGTTGTACAGTCTAAAGGGATAAGTATCGGTGCTCATGGAATCCGCAGTGGCAAAGATTACCCCCATATTATCTCCTACGCATGCTCAGTTCAAGGAGGCGATCACACGTCAACTGCTGCACTCCCATTGAACGGACCTGGAAGCGAATTGTGGGGGATTTTCAACGATTCAGCCGTGTACTGTTTCTTCAACAGTTTCGGTCTGAAACGCAAGGTCAGGTTCGACTTTTACAAAGCAGTTACAGGCTTAGAGTTGACGCCTGAAGAATGGTGTAGTTCCAAAGCGTTAAGGATACTGCAGCTTCAAAGAGCGATGCTCCTGCTAGGCGGACCCGACTTAAAGTGGAACCCTAAAATCCACGATGATAACCCACCTAGATTTTACGAGCCATTACCCTCCGGACCATATAAGGGAAAGACTACTCAAAAAGCAATGGTGCAAAAGTACAAGAGAAGATATTACAAGGAAGCAGGCTGGGACAAAAATGGAATCCCAGAGTCAGAAAATCTCAGAAAACTCGGATTGGAAGACGTTGATAAGGCTTTGAAAAGAATACGACAATGA
- a CDS encoding 4Fe-4S dicluster domain-containing protein: MAKEKGPIWIARVLSRCSGCRKCEIACSLSHEKRIWPEASRIRVFMLVPGVEFPHFCAQCEDYPCVQACPVKALSVSQRTGAVLVKSKKCTACGKCVDACPGRIPHIHPTKKHVLICDLCRGNPQCVRVCRQGGWNVLKKVHRTNRAYKLYARKPEETTRDLAVKMYGEKAEELV; encoded by the coding sequence TTGGCCAAGGAAAAAGGACCAATCTGGATAGCTAGAGTGCTGTCAAGATGCAGCGGATGTAGAAAATGCGAGATCGCGTGTTCACTTTCCCACGAAAAGCGCATATGGCCCGAAGCCTCAAGAATAAGAGTCTTTATGCTTGTTCCAGGCGTAGAATTTCCTCACTTCTGTGCCCAATGTGAAGACTACCCATGCGTGCAAGCGTGTCCAGTCAAAGCACTATCTGTTAGCCAGAGAACAGGCGCAGTCTTAGTCAAGTCCAAAAAATGCACTGCATGCGGAAAATGCGTAGACGCTTGCCCAGGCAGAATACCTCACATTCACCCTACAAAAAAACACGTTTTGATTTGCGATTTATGCAGAGGCAACCCTCAATGTGTTAGAGTCTGCCGACAGGGAGGATGGAACGTACTAAAAAAAGTCCACAGAACAAACCGAGCATACAAACTCTATGCACGAAAACCAGAAGAAACGACGCGCGATTTGGCTGTCAAGATGTATGGCGAAAAAGCGGAGGAATTGGTTTGA
- a CDS encoding SPFH domain-containing protein, whose protein sequence is MEEDERIRTGVSLKVIALISVLAFFFLFMIVFGLVMVVQVGVGHAVILVDPIARSTSEPILGPTYAIKAPWVTAVDIYYATETFEDVIPSFSSDQLEMEIEVLVRWSLDTEKIRDLYNNYPNLNYKEKAIESIMEETMRLITKNYTALETIEFRDAVRDQVETAVLQELNTEPSLAGALVRFELDLKNIGYPDKYTSAIEDKLVAEQQKIQAAFERERILILANATAQEVIIKAIGEAEAKVIEANATKEAIELVLASVGQSGNQTRIAELYLWVQALQRIAPDVEILIVGADGIPVLIPTNSTTP, encoded by the coding sequence ATGGAAGAAGATGAAAGAATTCGTACAGGTGTCTCTCTTAAGGTAATAGCGTTGATTTCAGTCTTGGCATTCTTTTTCTTATTCATGATAGTCTTCGGATTGGTTATGGTAGTTCAAGTTGGCGTTGGACATGCAGTAATACTTGTAGATCCTATTGCTAGATCAACAAGTGAACCAATACTTGGTCCGACTTATGCAATAAAAGCACCGTGGGTCACTGCTGTTGACATTTACTATGCTACCGAGACGTTTGAGGACGTAATACCATCTTTTTCTTCTGATCAGCTTGAGATGGAGATTGAAGTTTTGGTTAGATGGTCGCTTGACACTGAGAAAATTAGGGATCTTTACAACAATTATCCAAATCTGAACTACAAAGAAAAGGCTATTGAGTCAATTATGGAAGAAACCATGCGGCTAATAACCAAAAACTACACTGCATTGGAAACTATAGAGTTCAGAGATGCTGTAAGAGATCAGGTAGAAACAGCTGTTCTTCAAGAGTTGAATACAGAACCATCGCTGGCAGGTGCTTTAGTGCGTTTTGAACTAGACCTGAAGAACATTGGCTATCCAGATAAGTACACTTCAGCTATTGAAGATAAACTAGTGGCGGAACAGCAGAAGATTCAAGCAGCTTTTGAGAGGGAAAGAATATTGATACTGGCTAACGCAACGGCTCAAGAAGTTATCATCAAGGCAATAGGTGAAGCGGAGGCCAAAGTCATAGAAGCTAACGCAACAAAAGAAGCTATTGAACTTGTCTTGGCGTCGGTTGGTCAAAGTGGAAATCAGACAAGAATTGCAGAGCTCTATCTCTGGGTTCAAGCCTTACAGAGAATTGCACCAGACGTGGAAATACTAATAGTAGGTGCAGATGGAATACCCGTGTTGATACCAACGAATTCGACAACACCCTAA